Part of the Bombina bombina isolate aBomBom1 chromosome 8, aBomBom1.pri, whole genome shotgun sequence genome is shown below.
ctcagagcaggcggacaagttatggagaagcggccattagaccgctgcttcataactgctgtttacggtgagcctgaaggcttgcgtggaaacaggggcatcaagatgCTGGAGGATTCAGTGTGGGGAAACTTTCAGAATATGTAAGTTTGTAACaagtgtaaaatatatgtttacgtAATTGAAAAACTTTATTACTACATTATGTTGTAACACTTACAATGTTCTTCGCAATACATTGCAAAACTTGGTTTACAGTTAGGAAGTTTCACAGGTATGTTCAAAACAACATACACAACCTGTGGTAAATATTTTCACACAATAACGTCTTGCCACTCTTTCATTGGCAAAATTGTAATGTTTGCTAAATCTACACATTAAAGCACCTACGTTTTATTAACAAATAATTATCTGATGTATAGCGAAACTCACATTAAATCATAAATATAcgtatttttaaaataaaccagGTATTCACCACGTAAATTTACAATCTGTGAGCCCTATATTTTACCAAATTTGTGCTCAACAGATTATCGCACCTGAAAACCTAGAGTAAAGTGTaaggatttaaaaaaatgtttaccaaGCACaagataagtacattaaaataaacaattacacttatatatacacattctgataaaaaaaatatttaatataaatagtaagaacattttgtgtgtgtgtatatgtgtagatatctatgtacatgtgtatatacatgtgtatttatgtgtttataagtgtatatatgtatatacatacatatatacagtacacatataaacacatatatacacatgtgtatacatacagtatatatactctttagagctctttccactcaaatacatttaaacacgaAAAAtcatttgtaagcaatttaatattttttactgttttactgtgtttttactgtaaatattttactttccaatgtttttcacatagaagtaaATGTTGTTTgtgtttctaaatagatatttctatattttctatacctgtacatattcttatagatatataggtaactATGGATATATAAAATCTTCAgatttatttagaaatatatatttaaaaataaaaagaacattttcttctatgtgaagaaaattggaatataaaatatgcataactacctatgtgttttttttttaacagcacacacataattgaagtctatgggaagaagtgaACACGGTCACAATATACGAAGTCCTGAAATTAGCGCATATCGGGTTTCGCtcgtgcacaaactttttactttcagcttgtattaCATGCACTAACCCACCCACGtttaaagcttacttctagcgaagtttgcACGCAAGCGGAAAAAAAGTCTAAAGTAATATGAAATACAAAGTGTAAATGTTACAAAATAATTatatccttcacatacagaaatgcagggaatttcCCTTtgggaagtatagcaaaatctgctttTTAGCATCTTGTGTTGGATCATTTTAGATGATctcagctttagatcatcaggcccatagtgAGAACCTAATttaaaaggaacattgtacactagatttttctttgaataaatgttttgtagatgatccatttaagttcccacgggaacagggccctcaattcctcctgtatgtgtatgtaaattttgtcctgtcaaaagttttatattattgttttatttaaatgaactgtatccatggacagcgctgcggaatattttGGCGctccataaataaagtataataataataataataataataataataataataatatagcctaTCTGGTAGTGTTTTAGTAACAATGTAtagcattatttattatttaataacataaacACTATATAATAGGGGGCACTATTAATATTCCAAAGTTAAGAGGATGATAAAATGCAAAAAAtggaatataaaacaaaatggAGAACAAAGTAATACAATATTATCAGTGTATGAGGAGTTACTGATCCACCAATAACTCTATAATTGTTCAGTTCAACAGTAGCGAGTGCAGTTCCAGCTCGCAAGATGTTAATGTCACGTCAGACATCTTCTTATATGCAATCATAAGTCACTGCAATATACCAAAAAACAAAGAGGGGTCCATGTGTGTATCGATCATAATAGTCGCAATATCTGGATACGATGAAAAAGGGGTACTCGCATTTAGTGATAGCACTCTCTTGTGCTAATAGGAGCGTGCTGATATCTCTCAGCCTATCAGCTGGCTGACTCCCGGTATCTCCAACTGTCCAAATAGCAGCAATCTTTCAAATACTCAGCACCAGTAGTGTTtagtataaaaacatttatttgttaaaaacaaataattataaaaacaatgTAACACTAACAATGTGCTGACAGGAGTACATGAATATGTCCCTGTAgtttgcaacgcatttctcggcaatAAACTCTGCCATTTCTTCAGGCATAAACTCCCTGTAAAATATATGGTCTTTTATTTGAAACAGATTGCTGCCAATTATGAATCAaagtgtctgcttttcctgctttccAGCACCTatcattgggtgtcccagcctaacctcatcaacagtgctaaactggtagcttataagtacgtttttaaaaggttttatactggattttatatcagtatctgtgcatattattctttatagtagtgtctattacatgcagttatatgaaaaatggtgtatactgtcgctAACCTAGCCCCCAAAATGAATCCTATATCAAGGATGAGCAGTCCATCACGGCTGTAGACATCTCTCTCAATGTTTctatgaaaataatgaaaataatcaaCCACGCTCCCACACAAAGCTTGTGTGTGACAGTTCTAACTAATTGGCATTTAGGCTATAGTAATtgtgatgtaccttaaagggacatgaaacccaaaaattgtctatcatgatttggatagatgatacaattttaaacaactttccaatttaccgtacttcttttatttaatttgcttccttctcttgttatcctttgctgaaagatttatctaggcaagctcaggagcagcaaagaacctaggttctcgctgctgattggtggctgcatacatatacagattgtcattggctcacccatatgtttagttagaaaccagtagtgcattgctactccttcaacaaatgatacaaagagaatgaaacaaattagataaaagaagtaaattagaaagttgtttaaaattgtattctctatctaaatcatgaaagaattgttttgggtttcatgtccctttaatatttatttgccTTTTCTGGTGAGGTGAAAGAGCATGGTGGATtattagcagaaaaaaaataaagcaaatctaAAGAATATTGTAATGTGGCATCATATGTTTAAGGAAACACATTTTCCAACCACAACAGTTCTTATAGCTTGTTTTACATCTTTGTTTCTCAAGCAGTAGATTACAGGGTTTAACATAGGAGTCATTATACTGTATAACACAGATGACAATTGTTCCATATCAAAAGATTCTCCAGGAGCTGGACCAATATAGTTAAAATTTCCTGTGATATAAAACACTGTAACCACAGTAAGATGTGAAGAACAAGTAGAGAAAGCTTTCCTTCTTCCTACAGCTGAACAGATTTTTAGAATTGTAGAAatgatatgtacataagtaatgatTACAAATGTAAAAGTAATTATCCCCATGAAAACATTGACAACATACAGCGATAACTGATTTGTGTGGGTATCGGTGCAAGAGACTTTTAATAGTGGTGGCACATCACAAAAGAAATGATTGACATGTCTAATGCCACAGAAGGACAATTGAGCTGTCATCACTGTGTGAATTGCAGCATTCAGGAAACCACAGATCCAGGATCCTGCAACTAGAAGGGAACACAGGACTTTGTTCATGATGACAGGATACTGCAGTGGGATACATATGGCCACGTATCTGTCATAAGCCATAGCAGCAAGCAGGAGACACTCAGCGCCTCCAAATGAGATGAAAAAATACAGTTGTACCATGCATCTAAGGAAAGATATTCTTCTATTTCCTGTTATGGAGTTGAACAGCATTGCAGGAAATGTGACTGAAGAATAAGAGATATCTAAGATAGATAGGTAGCTGAGAAAAAAATACATAGGTGTCTGAAGATGGAAATCAATTTGAATGATGCTGAAGATGGTGAAATTCCCCATAAGAATCATTGCATATAGAACTGCAATCAGAAATGAAATGATATAGTGTACTTCTGAAAATCCTAACAGAATAAAGTAACTTAAAGTTTGATTTTTCAGTGACATCTTTTCTGTAGCCAAAGGCTGTGGGAAAAACAGTAGAACTACATTCAAAATGTTTATAGATAAGCATTTACATTAACAGGAAACCTGAAAGACAGTTTAAATTAAATTGCAGTATACACACTCATGTAAAGATCAGAAAAAGA
Proteins encoded:
- the LOC128638877 gene encoding olfactory receptor 5V1-like; translated protein: MSLKNQTLSYFILLGFSEVHYIISFLIAVLYAMILMGNFTIFSIIQIDFHLQTPMYFFLSYLSILDISYSSVTFPAMLFNSITGNRRISFLRCMVQLYFFISFGGAECLLLAAMAYDRYVAICIPLQYPVIMNKVLCSLLVAGSWICGFLNAAIHTVMTAQLSFCGIRHVNHFFCDVPPLLKVSCTDTHTNQLSLYVVNVFMGIITFTFVIITYVHIISTILKICSAVGRRKAFSTCSSHLTVVTVFYITGNFNYIGPAPGESFDMEQLSSVLYSIMTPMLNPVIYCLRNKDVKQAIRTVVVGKCVSLNI